The Elgaria multicarinata webbii isolate HBS135686 ecotype San Diego chromosome 1, rElgMul1.1.pri, whole genome shotgun sequence genome has a window encoding:
- the OXNAD1 gene encoding oxidoreductase NAD-binding domain-containing protein 1, translating to MVCTAVLAIPPLLRSTTRVLPISSSLLHLRHVAFCYCTVNGKMKSKRKSDHLERTANDFRQEIISKAKVCGIISESETVRRLRLAVTDDQFTFKAGQWVDFFIPGVAVVGGFSICSSPGLLEQEGVLELAVKYTTHPPAHWIHTQCALDSEVALRVGGNFFFDPQPADSSSNLVLIAGGVGINPLFSILLHVADLHKAQDNKGTGYKMGMTNLFYCAKNTHELLFRKHILGLTNAFPGKIGCSFHVTQQSSPICEKLQPYIKEGRLSGNDLEKYISKDTLWYICGPPPMIESISKLLENLGVAQENIFFEKWW from the exons ATGGTCTGTACTGCTGTTTTGGCTATTCCTCCGTTACTGAGAAGTACCACTAGAGTTCTTCCTATTAGTTCTTCATTGTTACATTTGAGACATGTAGCATTTTGTTATTGCACAGTCAATGG CAAAATGAAATCCAAAAGAAAGTCTGATCATCTTGAGAGAACAGCGAACGACTTTCGGCAGGAG ATTATTTCTAAAGCAAAAGTTTGCGGAATCATCAGTGAATCTGAAACTGTCAGAAGGCTCCGTTTGGCCGTCACAGATGATCAATTTACTTTTAAGGCAGGACAATG GGTAGACTTCTTTATACCTGGAGTTGCTGTAGTTGGTGGATTCTCAATATGTTCAAGTCCTGGTCTTTTGGAACAAGAGGGAGTATTGGAACTTGCAGTAAAATATACAAcacaccctcctgctcattgGATTCACACTCAG TGTGCTCTTGACTCAGAAGTGGCTTTGAGAGTGGGCGGCAACTTCTTCTTTGATCCGCAGCCTGCTGACTCCTCCTCTAACCTAGTGCTCATCGCTGGGGGAGTAGGAATTAACCCTTTgttttctatactgctccacgTCGCAGACCTTCACAAAGCCCAGGACAATAAAGGGACTGGGTACAAAATGGGAATGACAAACCTGTTCTACTGTGCAAAAAACACCCACGAGCTACTATTTAGG AAACATATCCTTGGTTTGACAAATGCATTTCCTGGAAAAATCGGATGCAGTTTCCACGTTACCCAGCAGAGTTCACCGATCTGTGAGAAACTTCAACCTTACATCAAGG AAGGAAGACTATCTGGAAATGATCTAGAAAAGTACATCTCCAAGGATACTTTGTGGTACATCTGTGGTCCACCTCCAATGATAGAATCCATCTCCAAGCTGCTAGAAAACCTTGGTGTGGCTCAAGAGAACATTTTCTTTGAAAAGTGGTGGTAG
- the DPH3 gene encoding diphthamide biosynthesis protein 3 isoform X1, translating into MSIFHDEVEIEDFEYDEETETYSYPCPCGDRFLIMRRMIGSCLTLQEDLENGEDVATCPSCSLIVKVIYDKEQFMCGEEVSAPTTSKELVKC; encoded by the exons ATGTCCATTTTCCACGATGAAGTGGAGATTGAGGACTTCGAGTACGATGAGGAAACGGAGACCTACAGCTATCCGTGCCCATGTGGGGACCGCTTCCTTATCATGCGG AGGATGATAGGTTCTTGTCTGACATTGCAGGAAGATCTGGAGAATGGTGAAGATGTGGCCACTTGTCCAAGCTGTTCACTCATAGTAAAAGTCATCTATGATAAG gAACAGTTTATGTGTGGCGAAGAAGTCTCGGCACCTACAACTAGCAAGGAACTGGTTAAATGCTGA
- the DPH3 gene encoding diphthamide biosynthesis protein 3 isoform X2: MSIFHDEVEIEDFEYDEETETYSYPCPCGDRFLIMREDLENGEDVATCPSCSLIVKVIYDKEQFMCGEEVSAPTTSKELVKC; this comes from the exons ATGTCCATTTTCCACGATGAAGTGGAGATTGAGGACTTCGAGTACGATGAGGAAACGGAGACCTACAGCTATCCGTGCCCATGTGGGGACCGCTTCCTTATCATGCGG GAAGATCTGGAGAATGGTGAAGATGTGGCCACTTGTCCAAGCTGTTCACTCATAGTAAAAGTCATCTATGATAAG gAACAGTTTATGTGTGGCGAAGAAGTCTCGGCACCTACAACTAGCAAGGAACTGGTTAAATGCTGA